The sequence GTGGACGAGGTGATCGGAATCCTGTCTGCTTTCAGATCAGCCTTTTCGGAAATCTCGAACAACCAGGCTTACCAGGCGCCTCCCAAAGCTGCTTCCTATTACGCCAGATAGGCAGGACCGCCCTGCCCTGGCCGGCATGTAAGGCACGCATTCTGCAGACGATTTCCCAGACCACACCTCAACAGGGAAAACACGCATGTGCGGCATAGCCGGCTTCTTCAACCCCAGCGGAATCTCTTTTCAACGCGACGTTCTTGCGTCCATGGCCCAGGCCCTGGCCCATCGCGGACCGGACCACCAGGGCCTGTTCCAGGACCGTTGCTGCGCCCTGGCCTACAGGCGGCTCTCCGTCATAGATCTGGCAGGGGGCAACCAGCCTGTGATCCACGAACCATCCGGCGCGGTTCTGGTCTTCAACGGCGAAATCTACAACTACCAGCCGCTGCGGGCCGAACTTGCCAGTCTTGGCCATGTTTTCCGCACGCATTCGGACTCGGAAGTCCTGCTCGCGGCCTACCTGCAGTGGGGCGACACATGTCTGCGCCGCCTGGTCGGCATGTTTGCCTTCGCGGTCTGGAACCCACGGGAGCAGACCCTTTTCCTGGCTCGGGACCGCATGGGCAAGAAGCCGCTTTTTTATACGCTCCTGCCCGACGGAACACTGATCTTCGCCTCGGAGATCAAGTCCATCCTGCACTTCCCGGGCGTGCCGCGCCGCATGAATCCCCTGGCCATGGACCGGATGCTGGACTACGGATTCAACCTGGCCCCCGACACATTTCTGCAAGGAATCCATCAGGTTCTGCCCGCCCACACCCTGCTCGCCGGCCGCAACGGGCAGCGAACCGCCCCCTATTGGGACATCCCCATGGAAAGCCCGGTCTCGGCAATCTCCGAAGATGAAGCCGCCGAGGGCCTGCGCCATCATCTGGTCGAAGCCGTGCGCGACCGGCTCGTGGCCGATGTGCCCGTGGCCTGCTACTTAAGCGGCGGCATCGACTCCAGCAGCGTGACCGGCCTTTATGCGAACCTCTCAAACGCCCCTGTCCACACCCTCTCCATCGCCTTCGAGGACGCGGGCTATGACGAACGCCATTTCGCGCGCATGGTTTCAAGCTCGTTCGGCACCAGCCACCACGAATTTTTCTGCGCCATCGCCCAGGAGGAAATCGAGAAACTGGTCTGGCATTTGGAGAGCCCGCTGGTCACCCTTCTGAATCTTCCGTTCTATCTTTTATCCAGGCAAATAAGGGACATGGGATTCAAAGTGGTCCTGTCCGGTGACGGGGCCGACGAAATCCTGGGCGGATATGACTATTTCAAGCTCGTAAAGCTCATGAACTTCATCGGCAGAAACGAAACTGTTGGCCGCGCGAACCTGCTGCGCCGGGTCTTTCCCGGCATTTCCACGCCGCAGCAGGCCTGGATGCAGTACGCGATGCTGAAGGGATATCCCGCCGCGCACCCGGCTCTGCCCTACAGGTTCCAGGCTTTCCAGTTCAAGAACCAGCTCATGAGCGAATCCTTCGTGAACCGCCTTCTGCCCATAATCGGCGAACGGGACGAGGAATTACCCGTGGTTCCGGGATCCCGGTCACTCCTGGACCAGGCCCTGTACCTGGAAACCAAGATGCGCCTGCCAAACCTGACCCTGGCCCTGGCCGACACCATGAGCATGGCCAACTCCGTCGAGCTGCGTTCGCCGTTCATGGATCACCGGCTGGTGGAGTACGTCTTTTCCCTGCCCAGCCACTTCAAGATGCGCGGCCTCAATGAGAAGTACCTGCTTAAAAAAAGCTTTCGAACCTTCCTGCCCCCGGCCATCAGCCAGCGCCGCAAACAGCCGCTGTCCCCTCCGGGCAAATGGTTCATACGCATGTTCCGGGACATGATCGGCGATGTGCTCTCTGCCGCCACCGTCCGCGAAAAAGGGTATTTCAGACCTGAATTCACGGACCACATGCTCGGCGAATTCGATTCCGACAGCCCCATGGATTACAGCGGCGTAATCATTGTCGCCTTCTTCGTGCACCTCTTCGACGATCTCTTTGTATCCGCCAAAACCCCCGGCGGTTGCTAATCGAGACAAGAGCAGGTATCAGCCTTCTCGCAAGAGGAGAACGCATTTACCATGAATATCACCTGTCCAAAGTGCGGATTCGGACGCGCTATCAACGAAGAGAAGCTACCTCCCAAAGCGGTCATGGCGACCTGTCCAAAATGCCAACATCGCTTCAAATTCCGGGAAGTAGCCCCAGTCGAACATATTGAACCAAAAACCGATTCACCACCCGTAGCGCCAGCAATAGAGCCTGAAATTCAGGACACGCCGGAAAAGGCGTCGGGTCCCGTTCAGGCTGAGCAGGAAACCACGCAGCACGTCGACGCGCCCGCGCCGCCGCATGACGAAGACCTGTGGAACGAACTGTCTGCGCTGAAAGAAGATGACGAGGAAGGCGGCTCCTATGCCGAGCATCGGCCGGAGCCGTCCCTG is a genomic window of Desulfomicrobium baculatum DSM 4028 containing:
- the asnB gene encoding asparagine synthase (glutamine-hydrolyzing); its protein translation is MCGIAGFFNPSGISFQRDVLASMAQALAHRGPDHQGLFQDRCCALAYRRLSVIDLAGGNQPVIHEPSGAVLVFNGEIYNYQPLRAELASLGHVFRTHSDSEVLLAAYLQWGDTCLRRLVGMFAFAVWNPREQTLFLARDRMGKKPLFYTLLPDGTLIFASEIKSILHFPGVPRRMNPLAMDRMLDYGFNLAPDTFLQGIHQVLPAHTLLAGRNGQRTAPYWDIPMESPVSAISEDEAAEGLRHHLVEAVRDRLVADVPVACYLSGGIDSSSVTGLYANLSNAPVHTLSIAFEDAGYDERHFARMVSSSFGTSHHEFFCAIAQEEIEKLVWHLESPLVTLLNLPFYLLSRQIRDMGFKVVLSGDGADEILGGYDYFKLVKLMNFIGRNETVGRANLLRRVFPGISTPQQAWMQYAMLKGYPAAHPALPYRFQAFQFKNQLMSESFVNRLLPIIGERDEELPVVPGSRSLLDQALYLETKMRLPNLTLALADTMSMANSVELRSPFMDHRLVEYVFSLPSHFKMRGLNEKYLLKKSFRTFLPPAISQRRKQPLSPPGKWFIRMFRDMIGDVLSAATVREKGYFRPEFTDHMLGEFDSDSPMDYSGVIIVAFFVHLFDDLFVSAKTPGGC